From a single Lolium rigidum isolate FL_2022 chromosome 7, APGP_CSIRO_Lrig_0.1, whole genome shotgun sequence genomic region:
- the LOC124674100 gene encoding phosphoglycerate mutase-like protein 1, producing MEASASTALYPVHRCKTIYLVRHAQGVHNVEGEKDHSAYMSPALLDAQLTPLGWSQVDCLREHVTKCGLAKKVELVIVSPLLRTMQTAVGVFGGGNYADGASASPLMVEGAGHSGRPAISSSNCPPFLAVEACREHLGVHPCDKRSSITKYRTLFPAIDFSLIENDEDVLWVPDVREANESVAARGMKFLDWLWTRDEKEIAIVTHSGFLFHTLNKYGKECHPTVAEELGKHFNNCELRSMVLVDRSMLGSDTPTCNFPGKIPAGLDLPSDVADKKHAENGQV from the exons ATGGAGGCCAGTGCTAGCACTGCTTTGTATCCTGTGCACCGATGCAAAACCATATACCTG GTCAGGCATGCTCAGGGTGTTCACAATGTGGAAGGCGAGAAGGATCATAGCGCGTACATGTCACCTGCGCTGCTTGATGCCCAGCTTACCCCTTTGGGCTGGAGCCAA GTTGATTGCCTGCGAGAGCATGTGACAAAATGTGGACTAGCAAAAAAGGTTGAGTTGGTTATTGTTTCGCCTCTACTGAG GACTATGCAAACTGCAGTGGGAGTCTTTGGTGGTGGAAACTATGCTGATGGAGCAAGTGCATCACCATTAATGGTAGAAGGTGCTGGACACAGTGGACGTCCAGCGATTTCAAGTTCAAACTGTCCGCCGTTTCTTGCAGTTGAGGCCTGCAGGGAGCACTTG GGTGTTCATCCCTGTGACAAGAGGAGCAGCATAACAAAATACCGTACTCTCTTTCCTGCCATTGATTTTTCCTTG ATAGAGAATGATGAAGATGTTCTCTGGGTACCTGATGTCAGAGAAGCAAATGAGTCTGTTGCTGCTAGGGGCATGAAGTTCCTTGACTG GTTATGGACAAGAGACGAGAAAGAGATAGCTATTGTCACCCATAGTGGTTTCTTATTTCACACCTTAAACAAGTATGGTAAAGAGTGTCATCCAACCGTAGCAGAGGAACTGGGCAAGCA CTTTAACAACTGTGAGCTCCGGTCAATGGTGCTGGTCGACAGAAG CATGCTTGGATCAGATACCCCTACATGTAATTTCCCTGGGAAGATACCGGCTGGGCTTGATCTGCCTAGCGATGTCGCGGACAAGAAGCACGCCGAGAATGGTCAAGTTTGA